The following nucleotide sequence is from Diospyros lotus cultivar Yz01 chromosome 3, ASM1463336v1, whole genome shotgun sequence.
tttgagactatactagtgggaaacttaaaaaaaaattcaattgcaaaaaaaaaaaaaaaaaaaaaaatcgggctttgtgggccaccaaaacccggccatcgggttttgtgggccacgaaacccggccatcgggttttgtggcccacgaaacccggccatcgggctttgtggcccacgaagcccgaaaatgatttttttttatttttcttgatttttcttcaaattaatatattccattaccactaaaatgatgtcttttaatgttatttgggtaaacccaaatgtatatatcacaacaaagtcattatttttcactttgtgtgaggaacAACTACAAAGTTAGTCATTTccaagtttttcatttttcctctcaaTCTATGGGTTCCACtaacactaaaatgatctctTGTTACGTTGTTCAAGTTAGTTAAAGGTAGAATGCACAACAAATACATGATgaattgttctaactactaacattGGATCAACATGTtgtaatgatcttcaaattaccccataagtgtaatttaaaaatttcgacAGAGTCTCCCTTGTTTCTTGGACATTGAACCTgcattagagactcagtctctaTGTTCAACAACATAATAACATGACAATATTTACCATCACAacattagagactcagtctctcTTCCCAACAACATACTGCCACCACAACCACTTATCCCTTACCATCAACAACACCACAAACCACATTTCATCAAGTGAGCAATATACAATTTGCTATTTGCTAtacttatacaaaaatatacaacatttgaactagatgaaaataaaaacacaaaacaaagaaTCTTCTAATCTATTGATCTACAAGTATACTACCGTgctatgtctatacaaaaatattccaaTCTGTCTTCGGAGGGTACGGACATCCACAGTTGGGTGCATATGCCAGTGATCCTCATTATGCCTCAGTATGTCCTCGACATATTTGATAATGTAGCACCCGCAGCTGGCCCTGTATCAGACATAACACACATTGGTAACataaccatattttcatgaaaattgaccctgtaatataatttaaattaatttacccatCCGGTTGTTGAGGCAACTTCTGAGGATCAGTATTCTCCACTTCCCAATCTCTGTCTAGCGTCGCAGTTGCAGTTACATGTTCATAATATGCAGCTTTCTTTAGTAGAATGGGTAACAAACTCACAAGTGGTTGTATAGCTTCGACCCTGCTCCTACAACTATCTTCATTTATGGAATTGGAGTCATATATGACAATTCTCCTATCTTTCAAGCAAATCTTTAAGAGAAACCAATGAGAATTTGCTACATTACAAGGGAGCAAcacctgtattttattttaatatgtcaATCGtacagaaataaataaataaataaataaataaataaatagaatgaaTTAAGACTTACATAATCGACTGCCCACCAAGGGAGACTTCCGTCAATGCGCCCGTCAACGAAACCGGTCCACTCTTCTGGAACAGATGCGATAGAAGGCACAAAAACCCTCCTATTGCCCCCGTACTCCTGTTCCCAAAATCTTACCATGGAtgcctgaaaaataaaataaaataaaataaaataaaaatattggtcaTAGATTAAATtaagatgcaaaaaaaaaaaaaaagtagtgcAAACTCACAAAAAACGAAGTTGACATGATAGCGTAGTTTGTGTCATATTGACGTCGAGACTGTATACGTCTCAGGCAACACATGTAACTATCGATATGGTAACCCTCCAACCAGTTGGCCTCATTCTCTATGTTTCGGAGGTCATCCGGTGTTAGGTTAAGAATGAAACCGGTGTGAAGACTacaacaaccaagaaaaataagagtaagaatatattgtttatgcaaatagaaaaaatgtaaatattgttACTTACCTAATATTTTCATTAGAACCTATGAACTCAATATAACCCTCAGGGGGCACTGTCTCTATGTCCGGCGGCATTGGGTCTAGTACCGGCGGCATCGGGTCCACGTCCGACCCCTCCAAAGTAgcatccttctttctccttttatattttgttggatCGGTGAAGGGTGGACGACGAAACTGCGATGGCAATCTATCTCGCATAGGTCGCCTGTCGACCCTAACCACTTCCTCCTCCTGTAACTGAACAAAACCTAACCGttacaaaatagtattttagaataaagtaaaacatataaaagtaaatttggaaTTTACTCTAGATGTAGATGCCTGGTCCTCATCGTGATGATCAAGATCTACCTGATCATCACCCTGGGACTGCTCATGAACATTATCGCTGTGATCTGGGGAAATATGCGGGATGCGTAGATGAGCACATAGTGCTGCCTGACCCCTCTCTAGTGCTGCTTGCCCCCTCTCTAGTGATTCCTGCGCCCTCTCTAGTCTCAACAATTGTGTCCTCACCTGACTCATTTCCCCATCTATTCTCCGCAACATATCTAGAGTTTGTTTCAGCATCTCGGTGATCTACAAaaggcaaacaaaaaaaatataaataattaaaaaaaatataaaaccattatgataataaaaatcatacccctacCTCATATTGGCCGTGGTGCGAACTATCAACGAATCTTACCtcctccttatccttctccccctttccctcctataaaaaatatataaataattacaaaaaatataaattaaaaccattattaaataaaaatcatacccctacCTTGTATTGTCCGTGGTGCGAACTATCAGAGAATCTTGCCTtctccttatccttctcctcctttccctcctataaaaaatatataaacaattacaaaaaatataaattaaaaccattattaaataaaaatcatatccCTACCTCGTATTGTCCGTGGTGCGAACTATCAGGGAATCTTGCCTTCTCCTTATTCTTCTCCTCCCCattctcttcctttcccttctcatCTAAATGTATCCTACTCGCCTTATCCTCATCCCCGTCCTCGTCCTCGTCCTCATCCCCGccattctcttcctcctcttcaccCCCTCCGCCCCCAAATTTATAGACATCGACCCCAACCGAGTGTTGAGGGTTAAAAGATCTCCAAAAATTCGTTTCCCGCTCATCATCAGTGGGCTCAAGAGTCGGACTCGATCCTCGTGCCtgcaaaattgtattatttagatagatatgatttaaaaataaacaaaatttagaggtaagttgcacacttacttccttcctaagacaatcgtcgtaattttttatctgcGGCCTTTTTTTTGATAGCCATTTTCTACATCTTGGAATGTCTGCATCAGACAGTCTAACGGCCCATTTATTCTGAATCCATGGGAACGtttcgatcaaccaccactgtaaagagcaaaataaaaataaaaataaaaattaaaaaacaaaacaaacatttagttattatagacaaatcatatacaataaggaAAGAGTACCTGAAACGCCCATACAAAACCATAAAGGTTGATTTTCTTCCCACCTTCACcagtcaattttctttctttcgtggCCAATCGGATGTAATGTTGACTCTTACTGTAGACATACGTACCCCAAGGGAACATCTCAAATGCTTGTAAATCTTCAGCCATAGTCCACAAGAAATCATCCACATGCCCGCGCTCATCCTGGCCCAACAAAAACATATCGACCACAGCAATGTAAATCAGTTTCAGGGCATCCTCTGAAACCATGTCCTCTCTGGTACTAATAAGTAATTCAAGGTCGTCTCCAGTCACCCCCTTCTTATGTTGTGGAAATAGTCGAGCACGTAAACTCTCCGGCTCAATAGGTTTCGGTTCAAGGCTTTCCCTATCAATAGCCCCAAATCGGAGTCCACTAATAAGTATGAACTCCTGCCTCCCGTACCTATATGGTGTGCCACCAATCTCGAACCACATCTCATCGTGGTGGGCACCTGGAAATGTCACCTCCCTAAGTAGAACATGATATATCAATTGTGGTGCAGTCAAATGGAGAGACAAAGGCATCTTTAAGAAATGTCCTAATGGGCCCTGTAGGAATCTATCTAATAACTTGTATCGGTCTAGAGCACGACGCATCGCCTCAAGGTGTTTGATCCCACAATGAGTAGTAACTCGCATTCCGGGCGGTAATATTCGATGAGtatgaacataagtaaattttatagttTGTTGTTCAGCCATctgtaaggaaaaaaaaaaaaaaaaaaacaacaattgtcTTAGACAGTGACCATGTAAAAACAgaagtaaaagaagaagaagcccaaTTGTCGCAGCCAGATCATCGCAACCCAAACCTAATCGAGCTTCGTTGGGCAGAGATAATCGAGCTGGGGCCCAACGGTCGAGAGAGCCCGATTGGGCTGTGGGCTTGGTCGCGGCCCATTGGGCTTCGTTGCAGtgagacgaagcccgatcgggcttcctGAATCGAAGCCCTAGCGGGCTTCGTCTAGACGAAGACGAAGCGTCTTCTTctagacgaagcccgatcgggcttcgattCAGGAAGCCCGAACGGGCTTCGTCTGCAgacgaagctcgatcgagcttcgtttgcagacgaagctcgatcgagctttGTTGAGATGTAGGGGGCTCGttgcagacgaagcccgatcgggcttcgtctgcaaCGAAGCCCCAAAGACGAAGCCCGTTGGGCACAGCGGGCTTCGTCGCGAACGAAGCCCGACCGTGGGTCTTCGTTCGCGACGAAGCCCGGTCGATCTCCATGGTCGCCGATGAAGCTTTGTCGTCGGCGACCATTTACAGCATCTTATTCATTAAAATCAACAAAGAAACTCTAACCTTGTTTAGCCAAGATGAGATTGATGTCGGCGGTCAAGTGGCTGtcacggcggcggcggcgagtgGCTGtcacggcggcggcggcggcggcggcggcgagtgGCTGTCACGACGGCGGCGGGCAGTTGCTTAGTGAGAGAGATGAAGTGGATGGGTGAAATGGGTAATGAGCgggtgaggggtattttagtatttgactattattgtgtttattttttatttctttctaactttttaaataaactaatgGTTGAATCTGACAAAGTGGctatattatgtaattagtttgtttgaaagtacagaaacgttttttttttaaaaagaggATAGAAAGGAATTTTATGTTTGAATAGTGGTTACTTTTTGCCATTTCCACTAATTAAtaacctataaaaattctatttcgggtaagcaaaaaaattaaaaaatataataaaatatcaaaatagtaactggaaATGGGGGGAAAAAATTTTGGCGGCtgtttaagttatatataaaattatattataatatttaaaattataaaaaaataaatttaaaataattaaactatatataaaataaagataatttaaataatcaattaattatataaataataataatcaagattttaaaattgattattcatatatgactttatatattccgaatcaattatcacatttaaaacatgtcacatttttaagaaaataataaaaaaaataaagttaaaaaataaaattataacatttaaaattataaaaaaataaatttaaattaattaaactatatataaaataaaaataaaataaaaaatttacttggcagtcggtattcggcagtattacctgatatctcaagatttctcccgatttaaaaaagtctcatttttttataatttatttcaattaaaattttaagttaatatttaaaaattaataatatagattagatcttgtctcttcatataccagtatacttacacattctccaaatattattcaaccataaaaaaatcatttacgtgttccaagaattacatgtttttcataaatctagatttaattaataacctataaaaattctatttcgggtaagtaaaaaaaattaaaaaatataataaaatatcaaaatagtaactgaaaatgggcgggaaaaattttgacggctgttttgttataatatatatatagattttagTCCGTTTTTAATTGATTCATCGCTAAACAATTAACGATggatatttttcttgtattgctattagagacaaaaaaatatttgtctctaatgttaaaaacataattttttttttctcaaaaaaaaaagttcatctCTAATTTGGTTGTGTAATCGGTTTCCAAATTGATcaaattttacataaatttcACCTCTAATTTGGTTGTGTAATTAGtctcaaaattaatcaaattttacatttagagatgtttcttttttaattcaaattataGACAGAAAAAAAATCGATTTAACTTTAGAGATggacttaaaaaaattatgagtcaTTGGCCACCATTCATAGTAAATTCCAATTATCGGAATAGATCATCAAAATTGTCTTCATCTGATGactaacatatccaaaaaccaaATTGATTCAGCAATTTgatcttattaaattttaaaattaactttttgaaAAAGGCTACCCGTTATAAGGGCATCATTGGCCACCATTTATGGCAAATTTCAACAATCAAAGCTATTGTTGTCGATATATagtaatgaatttatttgattgaaaaattcatCATCAAGTTGTTTGAAtgtacaaaaaaaagaaagaaaaagaacaattaGAGGGCGCAGAGAAATTCTCGCACAAACacttcgatgcttaagttacacactaaaaattatgaaaattatattgaaaCCAGTATTAGAGACGTActtttttcatgaatgaatatcTGCTTATTTATAGGGAGATATagagtaattttaattaattcaggATTAAAATTATTGTAGATAATGCTTATCTTGACTTTTTCTCATCTTGTTAAAATCAGTATTATTACagataacgtttatcttgatttttttctaaTCTGACTGGGATTAAGATTGTTATAGATGAAGTCTATCTCttgtaaataatgtttattttgtcattttttggGGGAAAAATTTCTTATGGATAATTGtttatttcaatatttcaaaattttcttagaattaaaattctttatgaataattatttttttttcttagaatatttggagagATTTTTTAATGTCGAAGTTATCTACTTTACGCGTTTGTGTGGGACCCCCCACCTACGAGAAATTAACGTCTTTTAgctcaaaaagttatttttggactttttaagtattttaatgatttttttactATAACATAACAGGAACAAAACATCGGAATGACCTTGGTTTGGTGATCAACATAGCCAAAAACTATAATGACCTAATggtcaaattttaataaatctaaaaattattttttaaaaaaatactattcaTTTCTAAAAGTGAATCATTGGCAACTGTTCATGGCAGATACTGATTATCAGAATCTACTGGTGTTGGTCTAGTgagcaacatacccaaaaattaaaactattcaATTGTTGGATCTCACTACatctgaaaattaaaatcagaTAACATTAAGTTCTTATCTTAAAATGAGGAAACTTCGGGTGCTAATATCTAGAATGCCAACCAATGGCcgaaagagagaggaagagaaggtgAATCGACGATTGGTGTTTGCTGGCAGGGGAAGAAAATGATAGGAAGAGGAATAGATGAAGatggaggagaaaaagaagaagagaaaataatggACATATATGTCTATAGTCTATagagatttagagacaaaaaaattcgTATCTAATTTTCGATTTTGttcaaattagaaacaaaattttttctctcttactTAGAGACTGAAATCTAATTTTCGTCTCTAACTGAAATAAAATCTCTAATTTCGTCTCTAACTCTGAGAACAAGCAAAAGTTAGAAACAGAATAATTTTCATCTTTGATTTCGAAAAATTTCAAgcgaaattttttttctctctgtttcaggCCTCTAATATTAGGAAAAATTCAGAGggaaatttttttctcttattctgaaaaattttaaagatagaAATTTTTTCGACTCTGAACAATTAggaatgaaatttttttcgtctctgattcggaaatttttttatcactaaTTTCGTCTttgatttagagacaaaaaaaaaaaaaatctctaaaatTGTCTCTAAAAGAAATTTCGAATATTTTGGTCATCCATTTCAAAATTCGTCTATGTTAaagatagaatttatttttatttttaaaatttatctttgttagagaaagaaataaattatgcctcttaaaatatatatatatatatatatttatttttatagtgGTGTTGGATCTTTCAAACAACAGGTTTTCAGGTAATACTCCGGCATCTCTGGCTAGAATGGGAAGCTTGATTGAAGTGGTCCTTACAAACAACCGACAATTTGGAGGGATTCCTAAATTTCCTTCACATGTTATTGTCGAAGTTAGTGGAATAAAGGTCTTAGGAGTATATATGCCAAGATTGAACTCTCCCACAGCATTtcaaaagaagagaaacaaagTTGTAGGAGTGGTTGTTGCAGTTGCTCTACGGTCATGTTTGTTGGGATAGCCATAGcttaaaatatttatgatttttgcgatatttttgtcaatattttcataaattaaggaTACCAATATAGATAAGGGGTGTAATCTTCTGTtcgttaaaatattaaaaaatatccgCGATATTTTCGTAAAATATTTCATGAACTTgtaatataaattttacaaaatatctaaaaaatatcgattaaattttcataaatgaaAAGTGAAATTTAAGCTTTTCAAAtaagaatttattaaatttttatcaaataaataaaataaattttcaacccAGGTGAAGAATCTTATTTTCATTAAGAATCtcattattcatattttattttaatagtcaaaCATATCATTATTCATATTTCATTTTAATAGTCAAGCATATCATTATTCATATTTCATTTTAATAGTCAAATATCTCATGATTGAATATTCTAATTTAATAGTCAAGTATCTCATGGTATTGATGATGGTGATAATAGTGATTGCGGCGACGACAACAATGACAATGGAGGAAATAATTATGCTTTTACTCAAAGAAATGATACTAATATATGTTTGTCATTAAACCCATTTACTTGTGAAAAACAATACACTCATGGCACACAAGATGAAGACCATGGGTGTAGAGTCGGGGTTAGACATAGGGGCTATCATTAAGGATTATACAAGGCGAATCCATCAAATGCAGTTAGAGATGTCATCATCCAATGAAGATAACATttcaactatttttaaattcatgagTTTAGGGATTAGTGATATGGTTATAGAGGTTTTGAGATCTCTAATGATCCTTAcacataatttcttatatatggACAAATGGTAGGAAGAAATTAAGAAGTTTATTCATGGCATGTttatgattatatttaaaattattcaaattatatgTTACGGTATCAGTATTATATAAATCTAGATGTCGGCTACATTATGTATGAACCACTTGGGACTTCATTTTGGTATTAAAATTTGCATAACTTATGTGATgtaaattaattgaaaagttttaatggaagctttttaattttttatataacttgTCTATATATTATATCCATATTTATACCTTTAGTTGTTATTTGTCAgatataatatgattttttaaatataatatggtttttgattgtaaaaatgattattttaacattactaaaagtttcattaaaaaatattatttttttaactaaatttcgatactttttataaattttacattaatatccATCGATATCGATATTTTCGTCAAATTATAGTACCAAAATTTCCGTCGACATCTATATTTTCAACATTGGGAATAGCAGTGATTGGTGATTGCTGTCTTGATTTCCAGATGATTTTATAGGATTAATGATGAGCAGATACGATCTCAGGAAGACTTATCTTAGCCTCATGTCTTGCAGGGCAATCTGCTTACTACCAATGGAATTCACagatatataatattaacttcACCAAAGGCATCAAAGTAATGACATGCCTATTAAACATCATTCTGAAAATGAAGTTCTCGACCTACTACAAAGCCATCATGCCTTCTGGGATGAGCTATTTTGTCAAGAAGCTCAATTGGATCAACTGGAGTGACAAAATTTTCCAATTGGGCAACCATGAGAAATTTGAGGAAGACCTAGAATCCATACGAAAGTTGAGCAATTCAAATGCCATGACTCCTCTAGCCTACGTCTTAACTGCTGACAGTAGCTCTGGATGTGCCATGGCCTTTAATTGAGAACATCAGGCAATGAGCAAAATATTGTCAATCTACCAAACCAAAGCAATTAGGGCACAGTATACAATATTATGGATCAAAATTTCAACCAAAAGCAACTCTTGTAAATAGTTAACCATTAATAAACATTAAGCATCTTCAGGGGAAAATCATCAAATCTGTTAATTTGCGAAGAAACTGCACCGTCTTGAACATGAAAGAGACCAAATTAACACTTTAAACCC
It contains:
- the LOC127796904 gene encoding uncharacterized protein LOC127796904, which codes for MVADDKASSATMEIDRASSRTKTHGRASFATKPAVPNGLRLWGFVADEARSGFVCNEPPTSQQSSIELRLQTKLDRASSADEARSGFLNRSPIGLRLEEDASSSSRRSPLGLRFRKPDRASSHCNEAQWAATKPTAQSGSLDRWAPARLSLPNEARLGLGCDDLMAEQQTIKFTYVHTHRILPPGMRVTTHCGIKHLEAMRRALDRYKLLDRFLQGPLGHFLKMPLSLHLTAPQLIYHVLLREVTFPGAHHDEMWFEIGGTPYRYGRQEFILISGLRFGAIDRESLEPKPIEPESLRARLFPQHKKGVTGDDLELLISTREDMVSEDALKLIYIAVVDMFLLGQDERGHVDDFLWTMAEDLQAFEMFPWGTYVYSKSQHYIRLATKERKLTGEGGKKINLYGFVWAFQWWLIETFPWIQNKWAVRLSDADIPRCRKWLSKKRPQIKNYDDCLRKEARGSSPTLEPTDDERETNFWRSFNPQHSVGVDVYKFGGGGGEEEEENGGDEDEDEDGDEDKASRIHLDEKGKEENGEEKNKEKARFPDSSHHGQYEEGKEEKDKEKARFSDSSHHGQYKEGKGEKDKEEVRFVDSSHHGQYEITEMLKQTLDMLRRIDGEMSQVRTQLLRLERAQESLERGQAALERGQAALCAHLRIPHISPDHSDNVHEQSQGDDQVDLDHHDEDQASTSRLQEEEVVRVDRRPMRDRLPSQFRRPPFTDPTKYKRRKKDATLEGSDVDPMPPVLDPMPPDIETVPPEGYIEFIGSNENISLHTGFILNLTPDDLRNIENEANWLEGYHIDSYMCCLRRIQSRRQYDTNYAIMSTSFFASMVRFWEQEYGGNRRVFVPSIASVPEEWTGFVDGRIDGSLPWWAVDYVLLPCNVANSHWFLLKICLKDRRIVIYDSNSINEDSCRSRVEAIQPLVSLLPILLKKAAYYEHVTATATLDRDWEVENTDPQKLPQQPDGASCGCYIIKYVEDILRHNEDHWHMHPTVDVRTLRRQIGIFLYRHSTVVYL